Genomic window (Streptomyces cadmiisoli):
ACGAGCGGGCCGAAGAGGCGGACCGCAGAATCACCGCGCTGGGGCGGGAGTTCGAGTCCACCGTCAACCGCCTCACCGACAACCAGGAGATCATCACGGGCGTGAAGGCGTTCCTGCGGCTGCTGCGCTCCACCGACGCGGTCGACGGAGCACCGGCCTCGGGGTGAGCGGGGCAGCAGCCGCGGCACGGTATCCCTGGGCCTGGGGCGTGCCCCTCGTTCACTCCCAGACGTATCCGTCCGGGTCGGTGAAGGGGCCCGCGGTGCTGCCGACGACGATGCGGCGCGAGCCGGTGCCGTCGGCGGGGACGCCGAGGTCCTTGGCCAGGCCGCGGCGCTTGTACAGAGCCAGCTTGACCGGGCTGGACTCGTCGGAGGCGAATTCGGCGTACTTTCCGCCGAAGCTCCTGGCGACGGCCAGGCCCCGGTCGACGTAGAACTGCTTGCCGGCCTTCACGTCCTCGACGCCGAGCAGGAGGACGATCTCGTCGATCTCCCCGGTCGCCGGGCCGGTGTCCTTCTTCTCCGGGGTCGCGGCCTTCCAGATCGTCCCGTCCGGTGCCTGGACGACACCGCCGTAGCCCCACAGCGACTTCGCGGCGGGCTTCAGCACGGTGGCGCCGGCGTCCACGGCCGCGCCGAGGAAGCTGTCGACGGTGGCCGGCCGGGACACCGTGAGCGCCAGGGTGAAGCCCCGGAATCCGGTGGAGGGTGCTTCGGAGGCCCGCAGGCGAATGTACGTGTTCACTCCGAAGGCGGTGTAGAAGCGAGCGGCGGCCTCGGGGTCGGGCACCTCGAGGGTGACGGACGTGATGGACACAGCGGCTGCGGTCGATGCGGTGGTTGCCATGACCATCACGTTAGGAGTCGCTCGGTGGCCGGGGCTTCTCGATTCCTGACCGATCGCCCCGGACGGCATGCCGACCGGATCGCCGCAGCGGGTCCTGAACGTCTCCGGCGACGCACAGCCGACCGCGCGGCACACCTCGGGGACACCGGGTGTGCCGCGTGTCTCAGCGAAGCTCCTGGATGCGGACCATATTGCCCGCCGGGTCGCGCAAGGCACAGTCGCGGATGCCGTACGGCTGCTCGGTCGGCTCCTGGACGACCTCGGTGTCACCGGCCTGCACCTTCTCGAAGGTGGCGTCGAGGTCGCGGGTGGCCAGCAGGATCCAGCCGTAGGTGCCCTTGGCCATCATCTCGGTGATGGTGCGGCGCTCGTCCTCGGTGACCCCCGGGTCCGCGGCCGGCGGCGCCAGCAGGATGGACGTGCCGGGCTGACCGGCCGGCCCGACGGTGATCCAGCGCATCTTGCCCTGGCCGACGTCGCTGCGGACTTCGAAGCCGAGGACGTCGCGGTAGAAGGCGAGCGACGCGTCCGGGTCGTCGTGGGGCAGGGCACACGTATGAATGGTGATGTCCATGGCGATCAGGCTAGAACCGACTCGTGCCGCGCGCTTCCCCATTCCTCGACCGGGACACACCAGGACGTTTCTCGTGCACGGTCACCGCCGGGTGTCAGGTCGACCAGACGACCCTGCCGTTGTGCACGATGACCACCTCGGCATCGGATCTGAGGACGAGCTGGGCGCCCTCGTTGCCATGACTCCTCGACGCCCAGATGGGACGGTCGGCGGCGTTGTGGATGACGAGGTTGCCGTCGGTCTGGAAGATCGCCCGGTGGTTCTCCCCGAAGGTCATGGACGCCCAGACGGGTTTGCCCTGCTCGTTGTAGACGACGAGGTTGCCGTCGGTCTGCATGACCATGCGGATGCGGTTGGTGGTCCAGGCCTGGTTGACCTCCAGGACGCTGGTCGCGAAGACCGTCTCGGTGCTCCAGTCCGGCTTCGGGGTCGCCTTCGGCGTGGGCTCGGGTCCGGCCTTGGGCTTCTTCGGGGCCGGGCTGCTCGTACTGGGCCGAGGCGCGGCGGGAGCAGCGGGTACGGACGCG
Coding sequences:
- a CDS encoding mannose-binding protein, encoding MAAAVGTAPPETGTGTGVDRGRPRKPVLAAAAIAGVVLVAVPLLMAGGAKDEEPRGSGKGLTTGSDTVLNAESAPAAPDDYVAAKPSASPSDDKAKKTEAPPASVPAAPAAPRPSTSSPAPKKPKAGPEPTPKATPKPDWSTETVFATSVLEVNQAWTTNRIRMVMQTDGNLVVYNEQGKPVWASMTFGENHRAIFQTDGNLVIHNAADRPIWASRSHGNEGAQLVLRSDAEVVIVHNGRVVWST
- a CDS encoding glyoxalase — protein: MVMATTASTAAAVSITSVTLEVPDPEAAARFYTAFGVNTYIRLRASEAPSTGFRGFTLALTVSRPATVDSFLGAAVDAGATVLKPAAKSLWGYGGVVQAPDGTIWKAATPEKKDTGPATGEIDEIVLLLGVEDVKAGKQFYVDRGLAVARSFGGKYAEFASDESSPVKLALYKRRGLAKDLGVPADGTGSRRIVVGSTAGPFTDPDGYVWE
- a CDS encoding VOC family protein; amino-acid sequence: MDITIHTCALPHDDPDASLAFYRDVLGFEVRSDVGQGKMRWITVGPAGQPGTSILLAPPAADPGVTEDERRTITEMMAKGTYGWILLATRDLDATFEKVQAGDTEVVQEPTEQPYGIRDCALRDPAGNMVRIQELR